TTCGAGAAAACCCTTCGGAAAATTTGAATATGACTGTTCGGCGGGTTTGATAAATTCGGACGGATATCGGGGTGCGGTAAATATCGGTTCGAATTACGGCAATTTTTATTTTCAAGGAGGTGCATCGTATTTGCACAGAGATTCTTACTTAATGTCGAAAGAATTTCAGCCGCATAATCACGAAAACGGCGGAAACAGAAAGAACTCTTACAGAACTGACCAAAAAATAAACTTAAAAATCGGATGGATGCCCAATGAAAAAAGCGAATACGTTGTCGGATATATTAATCAACAAGGAAAAAAAGGAAATCCCGTGTATGCAGGCGACGATAAATTAAACTCGCTGTACGATAAACCCAGATATTGGCAATGGCCGTATTGGAACAAAGAAACTTATTATTTTTTGTCGAACAGCAGCCTTGGCGATGACAGCTATATAAAAAGCCGAGTTTATTACGATATTTTCAAAAATTCGATAAACAGTTTCGATGACTCGACTTATACTACTCAAAAAAAGCCTTATGCGTTCCAAAGTATGTATAACGATTATTCTTACGGTGGCAGCTTAGAATACGGAACAAGTATTTTTTCGGATAATAAATTGAAATTGTCGGCGCAATACAAAGAAGACATTCACAGAGAAAACAATGCAGGCGAACCTATCAGACGTTTTGAAGACAATACCCTGACTTTTGCTGCGGAAGATACTTACAAATTTAGTGATAATTTGGAAATTATTCCGGGTGTAATTTACAGCATAAGAAAAAATATTACGGCCGAAGACTATAACGGCTCTTCCAAAACTGTTACTGATTTTCCAAGAGCGCAACCTTCGCCTGCATTTAATTTACAGTTAGGCGTATTTTATTATCTAAATGAAAACCATAATATCAGTGCTACTGCATCACGAAAAACCCGCTTTGCCACATTAAAAGAACGTTACTCGTACAGAATGGGCACAGCCATACCTAATCCCAAACTAAATCCTGAAATAGCTAATAATTACGATTTGACATATACGGGAAATATTGTCGAAAAATTAACTTGTAAAACGTCGCTGTTTTACAGTCGTTTAAAAGATGCAATTATCGGCGTAAGTA
The DNA window shown above is from Bacteroidia bacterium and carries:
- a CDS encoding TonB-dependent receptor, whose protein sequence is MKNIKILAFLFLLPIAAFSQKPDSSSAVRGDSLANKMFKLGEVVVTASRLSEITERVTQRDMELRNLFDVPRAMEKLPGISISASGARNETTVSVRGFDLRAVPVYMDGIPVYVPYDGYVDLSRFTAFDLSAVDVSKGFSSVVYGPNSLGGAINLISRKPFGKFEYDCSAGLINSDGYRGAVNIGSNYGNFYFQGGASYLHRDSYLMSKEFQPHNHENGGNRKNSYRTDQKINLKIGWMPNEKSEYVVGYINQQGKKGNPVYAGDDKLNSLYDKPRYWQWPYWNKETYYFLSNSSLGDDSYIKSRVYYDIFKNSINSFDDSTYTTQKKPYAFQSMYNDYSYGGSLEYGTSIFSDNKLKLSAQYKEDIHRENNAGEPIRRFEDNTLTFAAEDTYKFSDNLEIIPGVIYSIRKNITAEDYNGSSKTVTDFPRAQPSPAFNLQLGVFYYLNENHNISATASRKTRFATLKERYSYRMGTAIPNPKLNPEIANNYDLTYTGNIVEKLTCKTSLFYSRLKDAIIGVSNVLPGKSQMQNTGEAEFAGIELSAKYDVAENIRAEVNYSYIERNNLTDPSVLFTDIPNTKVYFYLQYNPVKQIGIIASAEYNSLRYSTSYGTKSPEFTVISAIISGQVLKNINIKAGINNIFDNNYSLTEGYPEEGRNFFLTIRFFGH